Proteins encoded by one window of Halorubrum ruber:
- a CDS encoding nucleoside phosphorylase: protein MTEDSEDPNDGAGYHVEAGSEDVADAVLLPGNPERVDKITALWDGHEEVARHREYRTATGTYDGAPISVTSTGIGSPSAAIAVEELARVGVDTFIRVGSCGAIQPEMEVGDLVITTGAVRQEGTSDEYVREDYPAAADGEVVSALVAAAERLGHDYHTGVTMSADSFYAGQGRPGFEGFEAAGSDELVEELQDANVKNIEMEASSILTIASVYGLRAGAVCSVYANRVTGEFRTEGESRAAETASLAVKLLARMDEVKREAGADRWHAGLSL from the coding sequence ATGACCGAAGACAGCGAGGACCCGAACGACGGGGCCGGCTACCACGTCGAGGCCGGGTCCGAGGACGTCGCGGACGCGGTCCTGCTCCCGGGCAACCCCGAGCGCGTCGACAAGATCACGGCGCTGTGGGACGGCCACGAGGAGGTCGCGCGCCACCGCGAGTACCGCACCGCGACCGGCACGTACGACGGCGCGCCGATCTCCGTCACCTCCACCGGGATCGGCTCGCCGTCGGCCGCCATCGCCGTCGAGGAGTTGGCGCGCGTCGGCGTCGACACGTTCATCCGGGTCGGCTCCTGCGGCGCGATCCAGCCCGAGATGGAGGTGGGCGACCTCGTGATCACGACCGGGGCGGTCCGCCAGGAGGGGACGAGCGACGAGTACGTCCGCGAGGACTACCCCGCGGCCGCGGACGGCGAGGTCGTGTCAGCCTTAGTCGCCGCCGCCGAGCGGCTGGGCCACGACTACCACACCGGCGTCACGATGAGCGCCGACTCCTTCTACGCGGGCCAAGGCCGCCCCGGGTTCGAGGGGTTCGAGGCCGCCGGCTCGGACGAGCTCGTCGAAGAGCTTCAGGACGCGAACGTGAAGAACATCGAGATGGAGGCGTCGTCGATCCTCACGATCGCGAGCGTGTACGGGCTCCGGGCGGGCGCCGTCTGCTCCGTCTACGCGAACCGCGTGACCGGCGAGTTCCGGACGGAGGGCGAGTCGCGCGCGGCCGAGACCGCGAGCCTCGCGGTGAAGCTGCTCGCGCGCATGGACGAGGTCAAGCGGGAGGCGGGCGCGGACCGCTGGCACGCCGGGCTCTCGCTGTAG
- the cdd gene encoding cytidine deaminase: MDDDDLIAAAREALEAAHVPYSEYRVGAALRTADGTVYTGCNIENANYSNSLHAEEVALAEAVKNGHREFDRIAVSSGVRDGVTPCGMCRQTLAEFAADDLVVACDEGGDAVTEYTLGELLPNTISEGTLDDASRE, translated from the coding sequence ATGGACGATGACGATCTGATCGCCGCGGCGCGCGAGGCCTTGGAGGCCGCCCACGTTCCGTACTCCGAGTACCGCGTCGGCGCCGCGCTCCGGACCGCCGACGGCACCGTCTACACCGGCTGTAACATCGAGAACGCGAACTACTCCAACAGCCTCCACGCAGAGGAGGTCGCGCTCGCGGAGGCGGTCAAGAACGGCCACCGCGAGTTCGACCGGATCGCGGTCTCCTCCGGCGTCCGCGACGGCGTCACCCCCTGCGGGATGTGCCGGCAGACGCTCGCGGAGTTCGCGGCCGACGACCTCGTCGTCGCCTGCGACGAGGGCGGCGACGCCGTGACGGAGTACACGCTGGGCGAACTCCTCCCGAACACCATTTCGGAGGGGACCCTCGACGACGCCAGCAGGGAGTGA